A single region of the Plasmodium malariae genome assembly, chromosome: 7 genome encodes:
- the PmUG01_07031800 gene encoding conserved Plasmodium protein, unknown function, with the protein MTALYLLFSFFLLGSLNENKYLNAKVIHRPINVYYKDYSAHLPNEQRDKLMKILLNNEYNEEKDEVENIIDIKKIYEKEKDLENLLSKQTNLSKIIKEELRGYLKKNRKMSVKYDHEEKNDNSGIEQNSKKGGHVFDVNTHIDVSMDSMREPLVVIKIPSLNFYDLIEIQHDVGNLISVNNEELFY; encoded by the exons ATGACCGCCCTCTATTTGCTCTTctcgttttttcttttggGCTCACTTAATGAGAACAAATACCTAAACGCGAAAGTAATACATCGTCCGATTAATGTATACTATAAAGATTATTCTGCACATTTGCCAAATGAGCAGAGagataaattaatgaaaatccTTTTGAATAATGAGtataatgaagaaaaggATGAAgtggaaaatattattgatataaaaaaaatatatgaaaaagaaaaagaccTAGAAAACTTATTGAGCAAACAGACAAATTTATccaaaataattaaagaagAGTTAAGGGGATACCTTAAAAAAA acCGAAAAATGTCCGTTAAATATGACCACgaggaaaaaaatgataattctGGCATAGAACAAAACTCGAAAAAAGGAGGGCACGTTTTTGATGTTAACACGCACATAGACG TTTCTATGGACTCCATGAGGGAACCGCTAGTCGTAATTAAAATACCATCACTAAATTTTTACGATTTAATTGAG ATTCAACATGACGTAGGAAACTTAATAAGTGTTAATAATGAAGAACTATTCTACTAA